From Microbacterium sp. YJN-G, a single genomic window includes:
- a CDS encoding long-chain-fatty-acid--CoA ligase — translation MTEFVPPRPWTASYADGVPEDLAPVSGSLVDIVAASARDYPDAPALQFFGRETTYRELQEAIDRAAAGLRDLGVKAGDPVAIVLPNCPQHIVAFYAVLRLGAVVVEHNPLYTPRELRKQFEDHGAKHAIVWSKVVETVQEFPADLAVTSLISVDVTTAMPLLTRMLLRLPIAKARESRQALTAKVRGAISWDSLVASETLPASHPRPATDDLAIIQYTSGTTGTPKGAALTHRNLLSNAAQAQAWVPSITRGDGCVVYAVLPMFHAYGLTLCLTFAMSMGARLVLFPKFDPDLVLDVAKKHPATFLPLVPPIAERLLAAANEKGVSLAGTEVAISGAMALSHDLVVPFEDATGGFLVEGYGLSECSPVLMANPVADSRVAGTVGLPLPGTECRVVDPEHPTQDVRPGEPGELIVRGPQVFSGYYGKPEETEAVFVDGWFRTGDIVTIDDAGFVRIVDRIKELIITGGFNVAPTEVEVALRQHPDVEDAAVVGLPSERSGEEVVAAIVVDGDREVDVEAIREFARGILTPYKVPRRVFIVDELPKSLIGKVLRRQVRERLLTLTTGA, via the coding sequence GTGACAGAGTTCGTCCCACCGCGCCCCTGGACCGCCAGCTACGCCGACGGCGTGCCCGAGGATCTCGCACCGGTGTCCGGTTCGCTGGTCGACATCGTGGCGGCATCAGCCCGCGACTACCCCGATGCTCCTGCACTGCAGTTCTTCGGCCGCGAGACGACCTACCGCGAGCTGCAGGAGGCGATCGACCGCGCCGCTGCCGGTCTGCGCGACCTGGGAGTGAAGGCGGGCGACCCGGTCGCGATCGTGCTGCCGAACTGCCCGCAGCACATCGTGGCGTTCTACGCCGTGCTGCGCCTGGGCGCCGTCGTGGTCGAGCACAACCCGCTCTACACGCCGCGCGAGCTGCGCAAGCAGTTCGAGGATCACGGCGCCAAGCACGCGATCGTGTGGAGCAAGGTCGTCGAGACCGTGCAGGAGTTCCCCGCCGACCTCGCCGTGACGAGCCTGATCTCGGTGGACGTCACCACGGCGATGCCCCTGCTGACCCGGATGCTGCTTCGGCTTCCGATCGCGAAGGCCCGCGAGTCGCGTCAGGCGCTGACCGCGAAGGTGCGCGGCGCGATCAGCTGGGACTCGCTGGTGGCATCCGAGACCCTGCCGGCGTCGCACCCGCGCCCGGCGACCGACGACCTCGCGATCATCCAGTACACCTCCGGCACGACAGGCACGCCCAAGGGCGCAGCGCTCACCCACCGCAATCTGCTCTCGAACGCCGCGCAGGCGCAGGCCTGGGTGCCCTCGATCACACGGGGCGACGGCTGCGTCGTCTACGCGGTGCTCCCGATGTTCCACGCTTACGGACTCACGCTGTGCCTGACGTTCGCGATGTCGATGGGCGCGCGGCTCGTGCTGTTCCCCAAGTTCGACCCCGACCTGGTGCTCGACGTCGCGAAGAAGCATCCCGCCACGTTCCTGCCGCTGGTGCCGCCGATCGCCGAGCGGCTGCTGGCTGCGGCGAACGAGAAAGGCGTGTCGCTCGCCGGCACCGAGGTCGCGATCTCGGGCGCCATGGCGCTGTCGCACGACCTCGTGGTGCCCTTCGAGGACGCCACCGGCGGGTTCCTCGTCGAGGGATACGGGCTGAGCGAGTGCTCCCCCGTGCTGATGGCGAACCCGGTGGCCGACAGCCGCGTGGCGGGTACCGTCGGTCTGCCGCTGCCCGGCACCGAGTGCCGGGTCGTCGACCCGGAGCACCCCACGCAGGATGTGCGGCCGGGTGAGCCGGGCGAGCTGATCGTGCGCGGCCCGCAGGTGTTCTCGGGGTACTACGGAAAGCCCGAGGAGACCGAGGCGGTCTTCGTCGACGGCTGGTTCCGCACCGGCGACATCGTCACCATCGACGACGCCGGCTTCGTGCGGATCGTCGACCGCATCAAGGAGCTCATCATCACCGGCGGCTTCAACGTGGCGCCGACCGAGGTCGAGGTGGCGCTGCGCCAGCATCCGGATGTCGAGGATGCCGCCGTGGTCGGTCTGCCCAGCGAACGATCCGGCGAAGAGGTCGTCGCCGCGATCGTCGTCGACGGCGACCGCGAGGTCGACGTCGAGGCGATACGGGAGTTCGCCCGCGGCATCCTGACCCCGTACAAGGTGCCGCGACGCGTCTTCATCGTCGACGAACTGCCCAAGTCGCTGATCGGCAAGGTGCTGCGCCGTCAGGTGCGCGAAAGGCTGCTCACGCTCACCACCGGCGCCTGA
- the gatA gene encoding Asp-tRNA(Asn)/Glu-tRNA(Gln) amidotransferase subunit GatA, which produces MSDIIRLTAAELGEKLAAREISSVEAAQAHLDRIAAVDRDVHAFLHVNEHALAAAAEVDARRAAGEELGPIAGVPLAVKDVLVTTDQPSTSGSKILEGYMSPFDATVVARSRAAGLVPLGKTNMDEFAMGSSTEFSAYGPTRNPWDLDRIPGGSGGGSAAAVAAFEAPLALGSDTGGSIRQPAHVTGTVGIKPTYGGVSRYGAIALASSLDQVGPVTRTVLDAGLLHDVIGGHDPKDSTSLDQQWPSFAAAAREGATGQVLKGLKVGVVKELPDSGFQAGVAASFRESLAVMEAQGAEIVEISAPHFEYGVAAYYLILPAEASSNLAKFDSVRFGLRVTPDGNPTVEDVMSATRDAGFGPEVKRRIILGTYALSAGYYDAYYGSAQKVRTLIQRDFDQAFAQVDVIATPSAPTTAFRIGEKIDDPLQMYLNDLTTIPANLAGVPGISVPSGLAAEDGLPVGIQFLAPAREDARLYRVGAALEALLLDAWGAPLLEKAPALRQAQGPSKEEGR; this is translated from the coding sequence GTGAGCGACATCATCCGCCTGACCGCCGCCGAGCTCGGCGAGAAGCTCGCCGCCCGCGAGATCTCCAGCGTCGAGGCCGCGCAGGCGCACCTCGACCGCATCGCCGCCGTCGACCGCGACGTGCACGCGTTCCTGCACGTGAACGAGCACGCGCTGGCTGCCGCTGCCGAGGTCGACGCACGCCGCGCCGCGGGCGAGGAGCTCGGCCCGATCGCCGGTGTGCCGCTCGCGGTCAAGGACGTGCTCGTCACCACCGACCAGCCCTCCACGAGCGGCTCCAAGATCCTCGAGGGGTACATGTCGCCCTTCGACGCCACGGTCGTCGCCCGCTCGCGCGCGGCAGGGCTCGTGCCGCTGGGCAAGACCAACATGGACGAGTTCGCCATGGGGTCCTCCACCGAGTTCTCCGCGTACGGCCCCACCCGCAACCCGTGGGACCTCGACCGCATCCCAGGCGGTTCCGGCGGTGGATCCGCCGCGGCGGTCGCCGCGTTCGAGGCGCCGCTCGCGCTGGGCTCCGACACGGGCGGTTCGATCCGCCAGCCCGCGCACGTCACCGGCACCGTCGGCATCAAGCCGACCTACGGCGGCGTCAGCCGCTACGGTGCGATCGCCCTGGCATCCAGCCTCGACCAGGTCGGCCCGGTGACCAGGACCGTCCTCGACGCGGGACTCCTGCACGACGTCATCGGCGGGCACGACCCGAAGGACTCCACCTCGCTGGATCAGCAGTGGCCCTCGTTCGCCGCCGCGGCCCGTGAGGGCGCCACCGGGCAGGTGCTGAAGGGCCTGAAGGTCGGCGTCGTCAAGGAGCTGCCCGACTCGGGCTTCCAGGCCGGCGTCGCAGCATCCTTCCGCGAGTCGCTCGCCGTCATGGAGGCGCAGGGCGCCGAGATCGTCGAGATCTCCGCCCCGCACTTCGAGTACGGTGTGGCCGCGTACTACCTGATCCTGCCGGCGGAGGCGTCCAGCAACCTCGCGAAGTTCGACTCCGTGCGCTTCGGCCTGCGGGTCACACCCGACGGCAACCCGACGGTCGAGGACGTGATGTCCGCCACGCGTGACGCGGGCTTCGGTCCCGAGGTCAAGCGCCGCATCATCCTCGGCACCTACGCGCTGTCCGCCGGCTACTACGACGCCTACTACGGCAGCGCCCAGAAGGTCCGCACGCTCATCCAGCGCGACTTCGACCAGGCGTTCGCACAGGTCGACGTCATCGCCACGCCCTCCGCGCCCACCACGGCGTTCCGCATCGGCGAGAAGATCGACGACCCGCTGCAGATGTACCTGAACGACCTGACCACCATCCCGGCGAACCTCGCCGGCGTCCCGGGCATCTCGGTCCCCTCCGGCCTCGCCGCCGAGGACGGCCTGCCCGTCGGCATCCAGTTCCTCGCGCCCGCTCGCGAGGACGCGCGCCTGTACCGGGTCGGCGCCGCCCTCGAGGCGCTGCTGCTGGACGCGTGGGGCGCACCGCTGCTCGAGAAGGCACCCGCCCTTCGACAGGCTCAGGGACCCAGCAAGGAAGAAGGACGCTGA
- the gatB gene encoding Asp-tRNA(Asn)/Glu-tRNA(Gln) amidotransferase subunit GatB: MAAAKLMDYDKALELYEPVLGFEVHVELNTRTKMFSDAPNPANDEFHGAEPNTLIAPVDLGLPGSLPVVNATAVRSSISLGLALGCEIAESSRFARKNYFYPDLGKNYQISQYDEPIAFEGSVEVELEDGTLVTIPVERAHMEEDAGKLTHMGGATGRIQGAEYSLVDYNRAGVPLVEIVTKPIIGAEHRAPEYAKAYIAAIRDIVRGLGISEARLERGNLRCDANVSLRPRGQEKLGTRTETKNVNSMRSVERAVRYEIQRQAQILADGGTIIQETRHWHEDTGTTSPGRPKSDADDYRYFPEPDLLPVQPSRELVEELRAALPEQPVARRRRLKADWGFTDLEFQDVRNGGLLDEVEATIAAGASPAAARKWWTGEITRVANAQERDAATLVSPADVAALQQLVDAGTLTDKLARQVLEGVIAGEGTPQQVVDARGLAVVSDDGALIAAIDDAFAAQPDVLAKIKDGKVQAAGAVIGAVMKAMKGQADAARVRELILERAAQ; encoded by the coding sequence ATGGCCGCCGCAAAGCTCATGGACTACGACAAGGCGCTCGAGCTGTACGAGCCCGTCCTCGGCTTCGAGGTGCACGTCGAGCTGAACACCCGCACCAAGATGTTCTCCGACGCGCCCAACCCCGCGAACGATGAGTTCCACGGCGCCGAGCCGAACACGCTCATCGCCCCGGTCGATCTGGGTCTGCCCGGATCGCTCCCGGTCGTCAACGCCACGGCGGTGCGCTCGTCGATCAGCCTGGGTCTGGCGCTGGGCTGCGAGATCGCCGAGTCGAGCCGCTTCGCGCGGAAGAACTACTTCTACCCCGACCTCGGCAAGAACTATCAGATCTCGCAGTACGACGAGCCGATCGCGTTCGAGGGGTCGGTCGAGGTCGAGCTCGAGGACGGCACGCTCGTGACGATCCCGGTCGAGCGGGCCCACATGGAGGAGGACGCCGGCAAGCTCACCCACATGGGCGGCGCGACCGGTCGCATCCAGGGTGCCGAGTACTCGCTGGTCGACTACAACCGCGCCGGCGTCCCACTGGTCGAGATCGTCACGAAGCCGATCATCGGCGCCGAGCACCGTGCACCCGAGTACGCCAAGGCGTACATCGCCGCCATCCGCGACATCGTGCGCGGCCTGGGCATCTCCGAGGCGCGGCTGGAGCGCGGCAACCTGCGCTGCGACGCCAACGTCTCGCTGCGTCCGCGCGGTCAGGAGAAGCTCGGCACCCGCACCGAGACGAAGAACGTCAACTCCATGCGGTCGGTCGAGCGGGCGGTGCGCTACGAGATCCAGCGCCAGGCGCAGATCCTCGCCGACGGAGGCACGATCATCCAGGAGACCCGCCACTGGCATGAGGACACCGGCACCACCTCGCCCGGACGCCCGAAGTCGGATGCCGACGACTACCGCTACTTCCCCGAGCCCGACCTGCTGCCCGTGCAGCCGTCCCGGGAGCTGGTCGAAGAGCTTCGCGCCGCACTGCCCGAGCAGCCCGTGGCTCGCCGTCGCCGGCTGAAGGCCGACTGGGGCTTCACCGACCTGGAGTTCCAGGATGTGCGCAACGGCGGCCTGCTCGACGAGGTCGAGGCGACCATTGCCGCCGGCGCCTCTCCCGCGGCCGCCCGCAAGTGGTGGACCGGCGAGATCACCCGCGTCGCCAACGCGCAGGAGCGGGACGCTGCCACGCTGGTCTCGCCCGCGGATGTCGCGGCGCTGCAGCAGCTGGTCGACGCCGGCACGCTCACCGACAAGCTGGCCCGCCAGGTGCTCGAGGGTGTCATCGCCGGCGAGGGCACCCCTCAACAGGTCGTCGACGCGCGCGGTCTTGCCGTGGTCTCGGACGACGGCGCGCTGATCGCCGCGATCGACGACGCCTTCGCCGCCCAGCCCGACGTGCTCGCCAAGATCAAGGACGGCAAGGTGCAGGCCGCCGGTGCGGTGATCGGCGCCGTGATGAAGGCGATGAAGGGACAGGCGGATGCCGCTCGCGTGCGCGAGCTGATCCTGGAGCGCGCCGCGCAGTAG
- a CDS encoding acylphosphatase, translated as MRALRVVVRGGVQGVGYRWFVRDEAEQAGVTGWVRNRRDGSVEAELQGEAAQLEAVLDAMRAGPPAARVDELTVEETDSPTRSRGLEIRPTV; from the coding sequence ATGCGCGCCCTGCGCGTGGTGGTTCGCGGAGGCGTGCAGGGCGTCGGCTACCGCTGGTTCGTCCGTGATGAGGCCGAGCAGGCGGGCGTGACCGGGTGGGTGCGCAACCGTCGCGACGGATCGGTGGAGGCCGAGCTGCAGGGCGAGGCCGCGCAGCTCGAGGCGGTGCTGGACGCGATGCGTGCCGGTCCGCCCGCCGCCCGGGTCGACGAGCTCACCGTCGAGGAGACCGACAGCCCGACCCGCTCGCGCGGGCTGGAGATCCGCCCGACGGTGTGA
- a CDS encoding DEAD/DEAH box helicase, translating into MAAAEPADSSAETAEETVKPGFDELGITGPVLKAIRDLGYETPSPIQAATIPLLLQGRDVLGTAQTGTGKTAAFALPVLENLDLSQKTPQALVLAPTRELALQVCEAFEAYAARMKDVRVLPVYGGQGYGVQLSALRRGVHIVVGTPGRIMDHQAKGTLDLSELKYLVLDEADEMLKMGFAEDVEQILAQTPEDKQVALFSATMPPAIRRLAQQYLNAPEEIAIKAKTTTNQNITQRYLVVSYAQKVDALTRILEVENFDGMIVFVRTKNETETLAEKLRARGYSAAAINGDVPQVQRERSVNQLKDGKLDILVATDVAARGLDVERISHVVNFDIPTDTESYVHRIGRTGRAGRTGDAISFITPRERYLLKHIEKATRQQPAQMQLPTTEDVNSTRLARFDDAITSALQESSRIESFRDIIAHYVRNHDVPETDVAAALAVVAQGDTPLLLDPERDELSRAVERDNRPPRERQDRPDRAPRERRGRGDYTPYRIEVGRRHRVEPRQIVGALANEGGLGRDDFGAIAIKPDFSIVELPVNLDPSVLDKLRDTRISGRLIEIKPDRGVPNRRAPHDDDRRGGRDDRGGWDDRGGRGYARDDRPARKPRHKREF; encoded by the coding sequence ATCGCCGCCGCTGAGCCTGCCGACTCCTCCGCCGAGACCGCCGAGGAGACCGTGAAGCCGGGCTTCGACGAACTCGGCATCACCGGGCCGGTGCTGAAGGCCATCCGCGACCTCGGATACGAGACCCCCTCCCCGATCCAGGCGGCGACCATCCCGCTGCTGCTGCAGGGACGCGACGTGCTCGGCACCGCGCAGACCGGCACGGGCAAGACCGCCGCGTTCGCGCTGCCGGTGCTCGAGAACCTCGACCTGTCGCAGAAGACGCCGCAGGCGCTCGTGCTCGCCCCCACCCGCGAGCTGGCGCTGCAGGTCTGTGAGGCGTTCGAGGCGTACGCGGCGCGGATGAAGGATGTTCGGGTGCTGCCGGTGTACGGCGGCCAGGGCTACGGCGTGCAGCTGTCGGCGCTGCGGCGCGGCGTGCACATCGTCGTGGGCACCCCCGGCCGGATCATGGACCACCAGGCCAAGGGCACGCTCGATCTCTCCGAGCTGAAGTACCTCGTGCTCGACGAGGCCGACGAGATGCTGAAGATGGGCTTCGCCGAGGACGTCGAGCAGATCCTCGCGCAGACCCCCGAGGACAAGCAGGTCGCACTCTTCTCGGCGACGATGCCCCCGGCGATCCGTCGTCTGGCGCAGCAGTATCTGAACGCGCCGGAGGAGATCGCCATCAAGGCGAAGACCACCACGAACCAGAACATCACGCAGCGCTACCTGGTCGTCTCGTACGCGCAGAAGGTCGACGCGCTCACCCGCATCCTCGAGGTCGAGAACTTCGACGGCATGATCGTGTTCGTCCGCACCAAGAACGAGACCGAGACGCTGGCCGAGAAGCTGCGCGCCCGCGGATACTCGGCCGCGGCGATCAACGGCGACGTGCCGCAGGTGCAGCGCGAGCGCAGCGTCAATCAGCTCAAGGACGGCAAGCTCGACATCCTCGTCGCCACCGATGTGGCCGCACGTGGCCTGGACGTGGAGCGCATCAGCCACGTCGTGAACTTCGACATCCCCACCGACACCGAGTCGTACGTGCACCGCATCGGCCGCACCGGCCGCGCGGGCCGCACCGGTGACGCGATCAGCTTCATCACCCCGCGTGAGCGCTACCTGCTCAAGCACATCGAGAAGGCCACCAGGCAGCAGCCGGCGCAGATGCAACTGCCCACCACCGAGGACGTGAACTCCACGCGCCTGGCACGCTTCGACGACGCGATCACCTCGGCGCTGCAGGAGTCGTCTCGGATCGAGAGCTTCCGCGACATCATCGCGCACTACGTCCGCAACCACGACGTGCCCGAGACGGATGTCGCCGCCGCCCTCGCCGTGGTCGCGCAGGGTGACACTCCCCTGCTGCTCGATCCCGAGCGCGATGAGCTGTCGAGGGCCGTCGAGCGCGACAACCGTCCTCCGCGCGAGCGCCAGGACCGCCCCGACCGCGCTCCGCGTGAGCGCCGCGGGCGCGGCGACTACACGCCGTACCGCATCGAGGTGGGCCGCCGGCACCGCGTGGAGCCGCGCCAGATCGTCGGCGCGCTGGCGAACGAGGGCGGGCTGGGCCGCGACGACTTCGGCGCCATCGCCATCAAGCCCGACTTCTCGATCGTCGAACTGCCGGTCAATCTCGACCCGTCGGTGCTCGACAAGCTGCGCGACACCCGCATCTCGGGTCGTCTCATCGAGATCAAGCCCGACCGCGGTGTGCCCAACCGTCGCGCACCGCACGACGACGACCGCCGTGGCGGACGAGATGACCGTGGCGGATGGGATGACCGTGGCGGGCGCGGGTACGCGCGGGATGACCGCCCGGCCAGGAAGCCGCGGCACAAGCGCGAGTTCTGA
- a CDS encoding SPW repeat protein, protein MKRWTRWQDWVAVAAGLYAALVSIWMAPRAGAAMYMLLILGVLMIAAGVWSLAAPGVVSMEWVIAAIGVLLFISPWIGGFAGDPSSAWTAWICGAVGVIVGLWAIIPAMKAHKELGGGHRTAHA, encoded by the coding sequence ATGAAGAGGTGGACACGCTGGCAGGACTGGGTGGCTGTGGCCGCCGGCCTGTACGCGGCCCTGGTGAGCATCTGGATGGCACCGCGCGCCGGCGCGGCGATGTACATGCTGCTCATCCTGGGCGTCCTGATGATCGCCGCAGGGGTGTGGAGCCTGGCGGCACCCGGTGTCGTGTCGATGGAATGGGTCATCGCCGCGATCGGTGTGCTGCTGTTCATCTCCCCCTGGATCGGCGGTTTCGCCGGCGACCCGAGCTCCGCGTGGACCGCGTGGATCTGCGGTGCCGTCGGAGTGATCGTCGGGCTGTGGGCGATCATCCCCGCGATGAAGGCGCACAAGGAGCTGGGCGGCGGACACCGCACGGCACACGCCTGA
- a CDS encoding aldo/keto reductase, with the protein MDYRILGRTGRRVSALALGTWQFGGDWGEVSREDAFSVLDASYDAGVTLFDTADVYGDGRSEQLIGEWLKANPAADVFVATKMIRRSSGHDLAAATLENFREWTDRSRSNLGVDTLDLVQLHCPTSEVYDADRVFDDLDTLVAEGAIAHYGVSVETVDEALRAIRRPGVASVQIILNAFRQKPLERALPAAVEAGVGILARVPLASGLLSGRYTRDTSFPAGDHRSYNRHGEAFDVGETFSGVPFEIGVDAAARFTAIARDAGLEPAAAALAWVAQQQGVSAVIPGVRNAGQARANAAAGAIGALTQEFSDAVRALYDEAIRPSVHERW; encoded by the coding sequence ATGGACTACCGCATTCTCGGACGCACCGGCCGACGCGTCTCGGCACTGGCACTGGGCACCTGGCAGTTCGGAGGTGACTGGGGCGAGGTCTCGCGCGAGGACGCGTTCTCGGTGCTCGACGCGTCGTATGACGCGGGCGTGACCCTCTTCGACACCGCCGATGTGTACGGCGACGGCCGCAGCGAACAGCTCATCGGCGAGTGGCTGAAGGCCAACCCGGCTGCCGACGTCTTCGTGGCGACGAAGATGATCCGTCGATCCAGCGGCCATGACCTCGCCGCCGCGACGCTCGAGAACTTCCGGGAGTGGACCGACCGCTCCCGCAGCAACCTCGGCGTCGACACGCTCGATCTCGTGCAGCTGCACTGTCCGACCTCCGAGGTGTACGACGCCGACCGGGTGTTCGACGACCTCGACACGCTCGTGGCAGAGGGCGCCATCGCGCACTACGGCGTCAGCGTCGAGACGGTGGATGAGGCGCTGCGCGCCATCCGGCGCCCCGGCGTCGCCAGCGTGCAGATCATCCTCAACGCGTTCCGCCAGAAGCCCCTCGAGCGGGCGCTGCCCGCCGCCGTCGAGGCCGGTGTCGGCATCCTCGCGCGCGTGCCGCTGGCCAGCGGCCTGCTGAGCGGCCGCTACACGCGCGACACGAGCTTCCCCGCCGGTGATCACCGCAGCTACAACCGGCACGGCGAGGCCTTCGACGTCGGAGAGACCTTCTCGGGTGTGCCGTTCGAGATCGGGGTCGACGCCGCCGCGCGCTTCACCGCGATCGCCCGCGACGCGGGCCTCGAACCCGCTGCCGCAGCACTCGCCTGGGTGGCGCAGCAGCAAGGCGTCAGCGCAGTGATCCCCGGCGTACGCAACGCCGGCCAGGCCAGGGCGAATGCCGCGGCCGGTGCGATCGGCGCGCTGACGCAGGAGTTCTCCGACGCGGTGCGTGCGCTCTACGACGAGGCGATCCGGCCGAGCGTGCACGAACGCTGGTGA
- the gatC gene encoding Asp-tRNA(Asn)/Glu-tRNA(Gln) amidotransferase subunit GatC, producing MSEITPDLVRHLGVLARIQLSDDEVTQLTGQLDAIVDNIAKVSEVATPDVAATSHPIAMSNVFRADEVGQTLTLEQTLQNAPDAADGRFRVTAILGEEQ from the coding sequence GTGTCTGAAATCACCCCTGATCTTGTGCGCCATCTCGGCGTGCTCGCGCGCATCCAGCTCTCCGACGACGAGGTGACTCAGCTGACCGGTCAGCTCGACGCCATCGTCGACAACATCGCGAAGGTGTCGGAGGTGGCCACCCCCGACGTGGCCGCCACCAGCCACCCGATCGCCATGAGCAACGTCTTCCGGGCTGACGAGGTCGGCCAGACCCTCACGCTCGAGCAGACTCTGCAGAATGCTCCGGATGCCGCCGACGGCCGGTTCCGCGTGACCGCGATCCTCGGAGAAGAACAATGA